From Echeneis naucrates chromosome 7, fEcheNa1.1, whole genome shotgun sequence, one genomic window encodes:
- the ngrn gene encoding neugrin, translated as MARPLQVLRLLPRLRALSGTTTGCCGFTSGGTRGPWTGQGHVGRDRAPRHGDHEEDVEDVEDKLQALVDEGRKRKRTVKYHMLRRQMTPPGAPHRKLTWDAIEQIRCLKQENPEEWTVERLAQGFSVAPDVILRILRSKFVPTPERKAKQDTKVMAVLGRNVLPSGTGAGRDRLKLLMKYAPATLSSGSREGALISPANHTLLIKEQGSRSLAETPAPVSMVPTQFIAGASQAGTVTRSSEDSPTNTSPLDEDTEDEEHWDGLVLTEEELEELIKIQKAAPPVAQVGKDFFDADGNFLYRI; from the exons ATGGCCCGACCTCTGCAGGTCCTTCGGCTCCTGCCCAGACTCCGGGCCCTGTCAGGGACAACGACCGGCTGCTGCGGGTTTACCAGCGGGGGAACCAGGGGGCCGTGGACGGGACAGGGCCATGTGGGCAGAGACAGAGCTCCGAGACACGGCGACCATGAGGAGGATGTGGAGGATGTGGAAGATAAACTCCAGGCTTTGGTTGA tgaagggaggaagaggaagaggacagtGAAGTATCACATGCTGAGGAGGCAGATGACTCCACCTGGGGCCCCACATAGGAAACTAACCTGGGATGCTATTGAGCAGATTAG ATGTCTGAAGCAGGAGAACCCAGAGGAGTGGACAGTAGAGCGTCTGGCCCAGGGCTTCTCTGTAGCCCCAGATGTCATTCTGAGGATCCTCAGGAGTAAGTTTGTGCCCACTCCAGAGAGAAAAGCCAAGCAGGATACGAAAGTAATGGCTGTACTGGGTCGCAATGTGCTGCCTTCAGGTACAGGGGCAGGCCGCGACAGACTGAAGCTGCTCATGAAATATGCACCTGCTACGCTCTCATCTGGGAGTAGAGAAGGTGCTTTAATCTCTCCTGCTAACCACACACTCCTGATTAAAGAACAAGGCTCCAGGTCTCTGGCCGAGACTCCTGCCCCTGTTAGTATGGTGCCTACGCAATTCATAGCTGGTGCCAGTCAAGCTGGAACAGTGACAAGATCATCAGAAGACAGCCCCACCAACACAAGCCCACTGGACGAGGACACAGAGGATGAAGAGCACTGGGATGGACTGGTCTTGACAGAGGAAGAACTTGAGGAGCTTATCAAAATACAGAAGGCTGCGCCTCCTGTGGCACAAGTTGGAAAGGATTTCTTTGACGCAGATGGCAACTTTTTGTATAGAATTTGA